From Fusarium oxysporum f. sp. lycopersici 4287 chromosome 10, whole genome shotgun sequence, the proteins below share one genomic window:
- a CDS encoding oxidoreductase translates to MATTMGQRLAGKTILITGASSGIGRSTAKEFARTCSSNLKLILAARRFESLQALTDEIRSEVGDGVRILPIKLDVSKSEDVSSFIGKLPDEFKDIDILVNNAGLVKGIARAPDIALEDIQTMFTTNVTGLINMTQTVLSIFKRKPGGGSGDIINIGSIAGREPYQGGSIYCATKSAVRSFTDALRRELIDTRIRVIGVDPGQVETEFSIVRFYGDKSKADAVYAGYNPLTPDDIAEVIVFAAGRRENVVLADSLIFPNHQAAATVMHKRS, encoded by the exons ATGGCAACAACGATGGGCCAGCGTCTCGCCGGAAAAACAATTCTTATAACGGGAGCGTCATCCGGCATCGGTCGAAGTACGGCCAAAGAGTTTGCGAGGACATGTTCAAGCAACCTGAAGCTCATCCTCGCTGCACGGAGGTTCGAATCGCTGCAGGCCTTGACGGATGAGATACGCAGCGAGGTCGGCGATGGAGTCAGAATCTTGCCTATCAAACTAGACGTGAGCAAGTCTGAAGATGTCTCAAGTTTTATTGGTAAACTTCCTGATGAGTTCAAAGATATTGAcattcttgtcaacaacgC TGGTCTCGTCAAGGGCATTGCCCGGGCCCCCGACATTGCCTTGGAAGATATCCAGACCATGTTTACGACTAATGTTACCGGGTTGATCAACATGACGCAGACAGTGTTGTCCATCTTCAAACGCAAGCCCGGAGGCGGCTCCGGCGATATTATCAATATCGGCAGTATTGCAGGCCGAGAGCCTTATCAAGGTGGCAGTATCTACTGCGCGACAAAGTCAGCCGTGCGATCATTCACAGACGCCTTGCGGCGCGAGCTGATTGACACTCGCATCAGAGTCATTGGAGTGGATCCTGGTCAAGTCGAGACT GAATTCTCTATTGTCAGGTTTTATGGTGACAAGAGCAAAGCTGATGCAGTCTATGC TGGTTATAATCCTCTTACTCCAGATGATATTGCAGAGGTTATTGTATTTGCTGCTGGCAGAAGAGAAAATGTGGTTCTGGCTGATTCTCTAATTTTTCCAAATCATCAG GCTGCTGCAACAGTTATGCATAAACGATCTTAG
- a CDS encoding hypothetical protein (At least one base has a quality score < 10), with translation MAVKRRIKLSEEDAKARLKYCEFWLRHLDDYIQICFSDEVTVQNAPNNPDGWVFRRPDERYRKDLVNIQSHGKACQSVMFWGAIAGTNRSYIIPMIRDPAAKKGGYSSWSYRKALTEGLLPFLDKFELFQQDNARIQCDRAVPQCDYCQHHGLTCTYNEAAKTEGSALRSKLSRLPKTALPSRQLSLFEQDDRELIPRASDAHDCNPTYLEGLRLLNGNSLFSPQGQQWIKSRTGSTISSNIVDKYRLPYLCSIGPPLANDNHKLLKLPNSRIVEELAARFYSSAQSLVFPLLSLHRFMTTTLPLAYSEGAGSKLHTISAKACAYGVLLMSDIFGLDTGDDMADIGCWCQRYALEIEGSIPLILREMKIDGLESLMMLMIFKYFMGDLESASFLVSVTSRFLFQLGAHIFPSPPDHYDKRNEAHHIRDLFWVCYCIDKDLSHRTGQPPAINDDHCDLTLPPNYVQMQSSNILSSGPCSSRNSSTVPLYPWDIRLSVMKSKIYNDLHSISASRLSETEILRKIRHLDKELEAWRVTLPPDHRPTLSFLEQTPVDAQTNTQAIMLRLSYHHCIILIHQARCRIFQSDQPIDNLIDDGHRINFQILVDASRSILIYLEKALPVLAHECFWVIIFYPMIAISTIFSVALLDNRSDPENERLKLLQGFTRLIRQIPIKRLTVAEISHLEFIEELVEEMGRLVLVTH, from the exons ATGGCGGTCAAAAGACGGATTAAACTGTcagaagaagatgcaaaAGCCAGGCTTAAATACTGTGAGTTTTGGCTCCGTCATCTTGACGATTACATACAG ATTTGCTTCAGTGACGAAGTTACTGTACAGAATGCACCGAACAATCCCGACGGCTGGGTCTTTCGCCGACCTGATGAGAGATATAGGAAGGACCTAGTTAACATTCAGTCACACGGAAAGGCTTGTCAGTCGGTCATGTTCTGGGGAGCCATTGCTGGAACTAATAGGTCATATATTATCCCTATGATAAGGGATCCGGCGGCCAAAAAAGGAGGTTATTCCAGCTGGTCATATAGGAAAGCTCTTACAGAAGGTCTCCTCCCTTTCCTCGATAAATTTGAGCTATTTCAGCAAGACAACGCCCGT ATCCAGTGTGACCGAGCTGTACCGCAGTGCGACTACTGCCAACATCATGGGTTGACGTGTACCTACAACGAAGCTGCAAAGACAGAGGGATCCGCACTTCG ATCTAAGCTTTCAAGGCTTCCGAAAACCGCATTACCGAGTCGACAGCTTAGTCTTTTTGAACAAGATGATAGGGAGCTTATTCCTCGTG CGAGCGATGCTCATGATTGTAATCCAACTTATTTAGAGGGCTTGCGTTTGTTGAATGGTAATTCGCTCTTCAGCCCGCAAGGTCAACAGTGGATCAAAAGCAGGACAGGCTCAACCATTTCATCAAATATCGTCGACAAGTACCGTCTTCCTTACCTGTGTTCCATCGGGCCCCCTCTTGCAAATGATAATCACAAGCTTCTAAAGCTTCCCAACAGTAGGATTGTCGAGGAGCTAGCAGCGCGATTTTATTCATCTGCGCAGTCTCTTGTCTTCCCACTGCTAAGTCTTCACCGCTTCATGACGACAACCCTGCCTCTTGCTTATTCAGAAGGCGCCGGGAGCAAACTCCATACGATTAGTGCCAAGGCTTGTGCTTATGGAGTGCTGCTTATGAGCGACATCTTTGGTCTTGACACAGGCGATGATATGGCTGACATTGGTTGCTGGTGCCAAAGATATGCTTTGGAAATCGAAGGGTCAATACCTCTGATCTTACGCGAGATGAAGATCGATGGACTTGagtcgttgatgatgctc ATGATCTTCAAATACTTCATGGGAGATTTAGAATCCGCATCTTTCCTCGTCTCAGTCACTTCGCGCTTCCTGTTCCAGCTCGGAGCCCACATATTTCCTTCCCCCCCAGACCACTACGATAAGCGCAATGAAGCTCACCATATACGTGACCTCTTTTGGGTCTGCTACTGCATCGACAAAGACCTGTCTCACAGGACTGGTCAACCGCCTGCCATCAACGACGATCACTGCGACCTCACGCTGCCTCCTAACTACGTCCAGATGCAGAGCTCCAATATCCTAAGTTCCGGCCCATGTTCAAGTCGCAACTCCTCCACTGTGCCGCTCTATCCATGGGACATTCGACTCTCGGTAATGAAGTCAAAGATCTATAACGACCTCCACTCGATAAGTGCCTCCAGACTATCAGAGACCGAAATATTGAGAAAGATCCGGCATTTGGATAAAGAGTTGGAAGCTTGGAGAGTGACTCTTCCACCTGACCATCGACCGACCTTGTCGTTCCTGGAGCAAACACCTGTTGATGCCCAGACAAATACACAGGCAATCATGCTCCGGCTGTCATATCACCACTGCATTATTCTCATTCACCAAGCTCGATGCAGGATCTTCCAGTCAGATCAGCCTATCGACAACTTGATAGACGACGGCCATAGGATAAACTTCCAGATTTTAGTCGACGCCTCAAGATCTATCTTGATCTACCTGGAAAAGGCACTCCCCGTCCTGGCCCATGAGTGCTTCTG GGTCATCATCTTCTATCCAATGATTGCAATCTCAACTATCTTCTCCGTCGCGCTTCTTGATAACCGATCAGACCCAGAGAACGAAAGACTTAAGCTGCTGCAAGGCTTTACACGATTGATCAGGCAAATACCTATCAAAAGGCTTACTGTCGCGGAGATATCGCACTTGGAGTTTATCGAGGAGCTCGTGGAGGAAATGGGCAGATTAGTACTGGTTACTCATTGA